One genomic region from Oryzias melastigma strain HK-1 linkage group LG19, ASM292280v2, whole genome shotgun sequence encodes:
- the prr35 gene encoding proline-rich protein 35, whose translation MSKDDVCKVTSASKHKERKPKKPHYIPRPWGKPYNYKCFQCPFTCMEKSHLYNHMKYSLCKNSLSLLIESDWPYKKGNILHPDQLRPFQQAHGLHAGGKDDAEQALRSEEKSGQRRSVEEEGESRESHREEEEEGREEQVEVTKKMFNRGDAADGRFKEPVSELLMTDVLSLEDQLFRARSVEVEAHLRQQKLPKSCLSAPGLLSEHWRLLASSHMKTKAEGAPARVSGSIPCYPPPPNLVDYQDPTGLNLSMFGVGYPISPSLFSYMNSAIPAAASSAGSQSHAQLTQLPFLASASQLMHPASSAHTDRTILPSRLYPFLCEHTFGPSPNEAGKSLKTTSTNCLDAGPLSGFQPKVNLWKVPALMPGNAVSPAGWVSSQRDSPDQNCRSEEKVSKESKASSGFKRTGSALRSQETPPEKKSTVGFAVNLLKNIQTDKLLFQSSLQDAQLQARSSDLWCNNPLTSPNSESVFLKTSSQDSSTAGRTREGASESVAALLTDLSKALQEYQEAEHKISHLEKEDLSAQRHLWEHLGKIRSELSHIHQALERTAVQSDGPLDLSVKRDSTDSAAEPIAQEDGGLQDNLTETEEEEDEELEEKKEDEGNGKAMRASLESRKQSLDMLIKISQASVVNTDVLTPGGLGLRPAEALWPSRTTKCEADSSVLLCPDGRSVMFTDIPSSIKPQRRSPSIHRLESQCPLSPLAAPDS comes from the exons ATGTCCAAAGACGACGTCTGCAAAGTGACATCCGCCAGCAAACACAAGGAGCGCAAGCCCAAGAAGCCCCATTACATCCCTCGACCGTGGGGCAAACCCTACAACTACAAATGCTTCCAGTGTCCTTTCACCTGCATGGAGAAGTCCCACCTGTACAACCACATGAAGTACAGCCTCTGCAAGAACTCCTTGTCTCTGCTCATCGAGTCCGACTGGCCGTACAAGAAGGGCAACATCCTGCACCCGGATCAGCTGCGGCCCTTCCAACAGGCGCACGGCCTGCACGCCGGCGGGAAGGATGATGCGGAGCAGGCGTTGCGCAGTGAGGAGAAGTCTGGGCAACGGAGGTCTGTGGAGGAAGAGGGTGAGAGCAGGGAGAGTcatagagaggaggaggaggaagggcgGGAGGAGCAGGTAGAGGTCACcaagaaaatgtttaacagaGGGGATGCGGCGGATGGCAGGTTCAAGGAGCCGGTTTCAGAGCTTTTGATGACTGACGTTCTATCTTTAGAAGATCAGCTGTTCCGAGCGCGCTCTGTAGAAGTAGAAGCGCACCTCAGACAACAGAAGCTGCCGAAGTCGTGTCTCAGCGCTCCTGGGCTGCTGTCGGAGCACTGGCGACTGCTGGCATCCAGCCACATGAAAACCAAAGCAGAAGGTGCTCCAGCCAGAGTGAGCGGATCCATACCCTGTTACCCTCCTCCGCCCAACCTGGTTGACTACCAGGACCCTACTGGACTCAACCTTTCCATGTTCGGAGTGGGTTATCCCATAAGCCCCAGCCTTTTCTCCTACATGAACTCCGCTATTCCCGCTGCAGCGTCCAGCGCCGGCTCCCAGTCCCACGCACAGCTCACCCAGCTGCCCTTCCTTGCATCGGCCTCTCAGCTGATGCACCCCGCCTCCAgcgcacacacagacagaacCATCCTCCCTTCCCGCCTCTACCCCTTCCTGTGCGAGCACACATTCGGGCCCAGTCCAAATGAAGCCGGCAAATCCCTCAAGACGACCTCCACTAACTGCCTGGACGCAGGTCCTTTGTCCGGCTTTCAACCCAAGGTCAATCTGTGGAAGGTGCCCGCTCTGATGCCGGGGAACGCCGTGTCCCCCGCCGGCTGGGTGTCTTCTCAGAGAGACTCACCTGATCAAAACTGCAGGTCGGAGGAAAAAGTTTCCAAGGAAAGCAAAGCAAGCTCAGGGTTCAAGAGGACAGGAAGTGCACTGAGAAGTCAGGAGACGCCACCAGAGAAGAAGTCAACCGTGGGCTTTGCGGTCAACCttctgaaaaacattcaaactgacAAACTACTCTTCCAAAGCAG TTTGCAGGACGCTCAACTCCAGGCCCGCTCCAGTGATCTGTGGTGCAACAATCCTCTCACCAGCCCCAACAGTGAAAGTGTCTTTCTGAAAACGAGCAGCCAGGACTCGAGTACCGCCGGCAGAACAAGGGAAGGAGCTTCCGAGTCGGTGGCTGCTCTCCTCACCGATCTCTCCAAGGCGCTGCAGGAGTATCAGGAGGCCGAACACAAGATCTCCCACCTGGAAAAGGAGGACCTTTCCGCCCAGCGGCATCTCTGGGAACACCTCGGTAAAATCCGCAGCGAGCTGTCCCACATCCATCAGGCACTGGAGCGGACAGCCGTCCAGAGCGATGGACCTCTTGACCTGTCGGTTAAGAGGGACTCCACAGACTCGGCTGCAGAGCCGATTGCACAGGAGGACGGCGGCCTTCAAGACAACCTGACTGAGACggaagaagaggaggacgaggagctggaggagaaaaaagaggaTGAGGGCAACGGAAAAGCCATGAGGGCGTCGCTGGAGAGCCGGAAGCAGTCTCTGGACATGCTGATCAAGATAAGTCAGGCCTCGGTGGTGAACACGGACGTCCTCACTCCGGGGGGGCTCGGCCTGAGGCCGGCCGAGGCCTTGTGGCCGAGCAGAACCACCAAGTGCGAGGCCGACTCCAGCGTCCTGCTGTGTCCCGACGGTCGATCCGTCATGTTCACAGACATCCCCTCCTCCATCAAACCTCAGAGGAGATCGCCGTCGATACACCGGCTGGAGTCCCAGTGTCCTCTGAGCCCGCTGGCTGCTCCTGACAGCTGA